The sequence TTCCACTGTAGACCCGGTAACTCTTATCAACCTGCGTTGTCTGTCCCACAGGTGACCAAGCTAAAGGTAAACAGTCAGTCCCTCCCCCTTGAGTCGCTGCCCCTCCCCCTACAGGATGAGGGGGCATTCCATTGGGCAGAGcagctcctcttctcctccaaaGTGACGCTGcggagagagactgacaggaTGTGGGCGGAGACAGGAAGAAAGCCAGGAGTGTTTCCATTGGTCATGTGCATCGCTGTGCAGGGACTGACATCTCTGTATGCTGGTAAAGGGTAGCAtgcatagatggatggatgggtatgtTTAAAATGTATTACGTTTTATCAATTCCAGTCCATCGCTTGTGTGTTTGCcctatatacagtcgtggccacaagttttgagaatgacacaaatattaatttccacaaagtttgctgcttcagtgtctttagatatttttgccaGATGtgactatggaatactgaagtataattacaagcatttcataggcttttattgacaattacatgaagttgatgcaaagagtcaatatttgcagtgttgacccttctttttcaagacctctgcaatccgccctggcatgctgtcaattaacttctgggccacatcctgactgatggcagcccattcttgcataatcaatgcttggagtttgtcagaatttgtgggtttttgtttgtccacttgcatcttgaggattgaccacaaattctcaatgggattaaggtctggggagtttcctggccatggacccaaaatatcgttgtgttgttccccgagccacttagttatcacttttgccttatgacaaggtgctccatcatgctggaaaaggcattgttcgtcaccaaactgttcctggatggttgggagaagttgctcacggaggatgtgttggtaccattctttattcatgtctGTGTTCttcggcaaaattgtgagtgagcccactcccttggctgagaagcaaccccacacttGAATGGCCTCAGGATGCTGGACTGATgttagcgctcaccttgtcttctccggacaagcttttatccggatgccccaaacaatcggaaaggggattcatcagagagaatgactttaccccagtcctcagcagtccaatccctgtaccttttgcagaatatcagtctgtccctgatgtttttcctggagagaagtggcttctttgctgcccttcttgacaccaggccatcctccaaaagtcttcacctcactgtgcgtgcagttaaactcacacctgcctgctgccattcctgagcaagctctgtattgGTGGTGctccgatcccgcagctgaatcaactttaggagacggtcctggcacttgctggactttcttgggctccctgaagccttcttcacaacaattgaaccgctctccttgaagttcttgatgatccaataaatggttgatttaggtgcaatcttactggcagcaatatccttgcctgtgaagccctttttgtgcaaaccAATGATGACggttccttgcaggtaaccatgattgacagaggaagaacaatgattccaagcaccaccctccttttgaagcttccagtctgttattcaaactcaatcagcatgacagagtgatctccagccttgtgctcgtcaacactcacacctgtggtAACAAAAGAATCCCTGACATGAAGTctgctggtccttttgtggcaggactgaaatgcagtggaaatgttttaatgtgatttgcatggcaaagagggactttgcaattcatctgatcactcttcataacattctggagtatctgcaaattgccatcatacaaactgaggcagcagactctgtgaaaattaatatttgtgtcattctcaaaaccattggccatgactgtacactCAATGAATTTTGTATTTTTGGAGACACTTATAAAAAGCTGTAAGAGAATCTACTCCAGAATAGATTTTCAGAAACTTTAATGTGTTTGGAAAGAAGTTGAAAGCCGAAGTCATTTGTGATTGAGTCGACATACCATTTACCGTGAACACCGTCTCCACTAAAGCAGGAGAATTGCCTTAAAATGTAAAGCTGAACTTATGCAatgcggattgaatagagccctcacAGTATATTACCTCTACatttaatgtagaagtgtttataaATATAGtatattcttattttacaataaaagtgactcaaaTGACACAATGCATAATTTTGTACTGAAGAATGTTTGTttcaaatgcttgttttgttttTCACGTTTTGTGTTTGCTTTTCATGTATTGTgcaattgatgtgtatatagttacaggtaactgccaaaataaaggaaacatcaacataaagtgtcttaatataGTATTGGTCCACCGCAATCCAGAACAGTTTCAATGTGCCTTGGCatgattctacaagtgtctggaactctattggagggatgcgacaccattcttccaccagaaatgtcatcatttggtgttttttgTTAtagtggtggaaaacgctgtctcaggcgccaCTCCAGAATCTTCCATGAGtttaattgggttgagatctgatgTCTTGAGACGACCACGGCATATGGCtgacatcgttttcatgctcaacaaACCTTTCAGGCACATCTTGTGCCCTGTGggtgggggcattgtcatcctatgggggcatagccatggtagccaaaatatccagcatttttatacatgaccctaagcatgatgggatgttaattgcttaattaactcaggaaccacacatgtgtggaagcacctgctttaaATATGCTTTGTATCCCTGTTTGTATTATCTTGGCAGTTTCCTGTCTATTGCCTCTAAGACAGGAAGTCAAAGCATATTGCTATTTGTGTAAAATTATACAGCTTTTTAATAATATAATCAATATGTTGCATTTCATCATTTCACAGTTCTACGTAGTTGCAATGCTGCCACTAAACTATGCATTCTGTGTTTTTAatcaaatgtactgtatatttatgAACCATCCATTGTCTCTGAATGGTGTTAAATATGAACTAAACATAGCCATTACCCAAAACAACAAAGGACAAATACTTTCCAGATGAATTTCTGTCAATTTAATGTAACAATGTATTGCTTTAGAGATGTATTTCACAACACAAGGTTGTTGTAGGACACCAGTTGGGACTTTGTTCAGAATGACCACAGAAAACAGTCAGAATATAGTATTTGGGTTACAGCACAGGAGGGCTTTGGTGCTTTGACACCGGAGGAGGACTGTGGGAGACACTGGGGGAGGACTGTGGGAGACACTGGGGGAGGACTGTGGGAGACACTGGGGGAGGACTGTGGGAGACACTGGGGGAGGACTGTGGGAGACACTGGGGGAGGACTGTGGGAGACACTGGAGGAGGACTGTGGGAGACACTGGGGGAGGACTGTGGGAGACACTGGGGAGGACTGTGGGAGACACTGGGGGAGGACTGTGGGAGACACTGGAGGAGGACTGTGGGAGACACTGGAGGAGGACTGTGGGAGACACTGGAGGAGGACTGTGGGAGACACTGGAGGAGGACTGTGGGAGACACTGGAGGAGGACTGTGGGAGACACTGGGGGAGACACTGGGGGAGGACTGTGGGAGACACTGGAGGAGGGCTGTGGGAGACACTGGGGGAGGACTGTGGGAGACACTGGAGGAGGGCTGTGGGAGACACTGGGGGAGGACTGTGGGAGACACTGGGGAGGACTGTGGGAGACACTGGGGGAGGACTGTGGGAGACACTGGGGAGGACTGTGGGAGACACTGGGGAGGACTGGGGAGACACTGGAGGAGGACTGTGGGAGGGAGAAGGACTGTGGGGGAGACACCGGAGGAGGACTGTGGGAGACACCGGGGAGACACTGGAGGGGGGGCTGTGGGAGACACTGGAGGAGGACTGTGGGAGACACTGGGGAGGACTGTGGGAGACACCGGGGGAGGACTGTGGGAGACACCGGAGGAGGACTGTGGGAGACACTGGAGGAGGACTGTGGGAGACACTGGAGGAGGACTGTGGGAGACACTGGAGGAGGACTGTGGGAGACACTGGAGGAGGACTGTGGGAGACACTGGGGGAGGACTGTGGGAGACACTGGGGGAGGACTGTGGGAGACACTGGAGGAGGACTGTGGGAGACACCGGGGGAGACACTGGAGGAGGGCTGTGGGAGACACTGGAGGAGGACTGTGGGAGACACTGGGGAGGACTGTGGGAGACACTGGGGGAGGACTGTGGGAGACACTGGAGGAGGACTGTGGGAGACACTGGAGGAGGACTGTGGGAGACACTGGAGGAGGACTGTGGGAGACACTGGAGGAGGACTGTGGGAGACACTGGAGGAGGACTGTGGGAGAcactggaggaggagacactggagGAGGGCTGTGGGAGACACTGGAGGAGGACTGTGGGAGACACTGGGGAGGACTGTGGGAGACACTGGGGAGGACTGTGGGAGACACTGGGGAGGACTGTGGGAGACACTGGGGAGGACTGTGGGAGACACTGGGGAGGACTGTGGGAGACACTGGGGGAGGACTGTGGGAGACACTGGAGACACCGGGGAGGAGGACTGTGGGAGACACTGGGGAGGACTGTGGGAGACACTGGGGAGGACTGTGGGAGACACCTGGGGAGGACTGTGGGAGACACCTGTGGGGGGGAGGACTGTGGGAGACACCGGGGAGGACTGTGGGAGACACCTGGGGGAGGACTGTGGGAGACACCTGGGGAGGACTGTGGGAGACACTGGGGGGAGGACTGTGGGAGACACTGGGGAGGACTGTGGGAGACACTGGAGTAGGACTGTGGGAGACACCTGGGGGAGGACTGTGGGAGACACTGGAGGAGGACTGTGGGAGACACCGGGGAGGACTGTGGGAGACACCGGGGAGGACTGTGGGAGACACTGGAGGAGGACTGTGGGAGACACCGGGGGAGGACTGTGGGAGGGAGACACTGGGGAGGACTGTGGGAGACACCGGAGGAGGGCTTTGGGAGACACTGGAGGAGGACTGTGGGAGACACTGGGGGAGGACTGTGGGAGACACCGGGGGAGGACTGTGGGAGACACTGGTGGAGGACTGTGGGAGACACTGGGGGAGGACTGTGGGAGTCACCGGGGGAGGACTGTGGGAGACACCGGGGGAGGACTGTGGGAGACACCGGGGGAGGACTGTGGGAGACACCGGAGGAGGACTGTGGGAGACACCGGGGGAGGACTGTGGGAGACACCGGGGGAGGACTGTGGGAGACACCGGAGGAGGACTGTGGGAGACACCGGAGGAGGACTGTGGGAGACACTGGAGGAGGACTGTGGGAGACACTGGGGGAGGACTGTGGGAGACACGGGAGGAGGACTGTGGGAGACACTGGAGGAGGGCTTTGGTGCTTTGACACCGGAGGAGGACTGTGGGAGACACTGGAGGAGGACTGTGGGAGACACTGGGGGAGGACTGTGGGAGACACTGGGGGAGGACTGTGGGAGACACCGGAGGAGGGCTTTGGTGCTTTGACACCGGAGGAGGACTGTGGGAGACACTGGAGGAGGACTGTGGGAGTCACGGAGGAGGACTGTGGGAGACACTGGAGGAGGACTGTGGGAGACACTGGAGGAGGACTGTGGGAGACACTGGAGGAGGGCTTTGGTGCTTTGACACCGGAGGAGGACTGTGGGAGACACCGGAGGAGGACTGTGGGAGACACTGGGGGAGGACTGTGGGAGACACTGGAGGAGGGCTTTGGTGCTTTGACACCGGAGGAGGACTGTAGGAGACACCGGAGGAGGACTGTGGGATAGTATTGTTTCGTGCCACATCAACTAATTAAAAAACGTCAAGCACCTTACATACAGATCAGGGTAGATGGTGAATGGTAAAAGCAGGATGTAGTCTGTTCAATATAGAAAACACAAAGCAAAGGATTATATGAGACAAAAATAGTCACTAAGCTAAAAATGATCATCATAGCCACAAAAGACAGTGAATCCTACGGTAGTAAAAGAAAGACGAAGAAACACCGTGTTTAGATGCTGATATTCAATAGTACAATGTAAAGTGTAAAGCCCTTTTCCTTTCATTCTCTTTGTAGGATATGTGAGGGATAGAAATTCAGACAAGTTCATTTTTGCTGAGGTCACAATTCTAAAGAGGTAAATACAAACGTCAGGGGGGGTAGCCTAACAGTACACTGGTATTTGGGGGGGTCTACGACAATCACACAAGGGGTGTCCACAGGATTTGGTCTGAGACACACTAGTTGTCATAGCAATGACATGCGGCGTAAAAAGGTTTCCTTGGCAACACTGCTCAGAGTTCTGGAATATTGCATAGTGTCTCATCTTCATTATTGACCTGTGTTGATATAACAATAATAAATACTCTTTCTAGAGCAGTCCCCAGACAAGAAGAGAAAACATCATTCGTTCTCATGGATACAACTACAAAAAAACTAACGTAAaaacaaataaattaaaaaatatgGCTCAAATGTTTGGCCTTGATGTTTATTTTTTCATGTTTTTGAATTCCAGGTTGGTATGAATAGAAAGATTTTTCGTAAAAAGttacaaaataccaaaatatatAAGAAGTCTTTCCCTTGCATTGTGTGCAggaagtaaggagagaggaggaggcgcTTGGTTTGGTTGGTTCCCCCCATCAGAGTACCACAGATTACCAACCCCCTTTCTCATGTCCTTTCCCCTGCCTCGGTGgttgaacacacacagtcaagtTGACCCAGTTAGACAGTGTCCGGTAGGGGTTCAGTAGACCCAGTTAGACAGTGTCCGGTTGGGGTTCAGTAGACCCAGCTAGACAGTGTCCGGTAGGGGTTCAGTAGACCCAGTTAGACAGTGTCCGGTAGGGGTTCAGTAGACCCAGCTAGACAGTGTCCGGTAGGGGTTCAGTAGACCCAGTTAACGGGGACCCACTGTGGTTCGGAGCAGAGTTTGTCGACGGCAGCCTGTAGCGTCTCGAAGGCGCGATCCAGGTTGTCGTTGGTGATGATGAGGTCGAAGTAGTGGTTGTAGGCCCTCTGGATACGAGCACTCTCATCAACAGTCTTCCTCAGATccacatcctgacagagacagagggtgagtgtgtgtgtgaaccttaCTGTGATGCAGTATGGGTAACAAGTACACTATGTGAGTGTTGTATGTTCTAGCAAGATAATGTTCCATAAAAACCTGTGTTACGCCCTGAAATCATATTACAATGGAAGGATACCAGAAAGCAACATGTGAAAATACTCTAGGAATAAGTGGTTGTGTCTATGCCCAGGAAAAGGTCCTGACCGTGAGTTGTTTGGTGGTGATTCCAGCGTCCACCGTAGCTTTGTGCATGGCCTTGAGCGTCTCATACTCTGGTGCTGCGATGAACACCACATACGGCATGAACTCTGCTGTCTTTAGTACCTTCAGAGCCTACTGTCCAGACAGAGAGGGTCAGTGAACCAGCTACAGATGACAAACACatccaacagagagacagacacacacagacaggaaggcaggctgacagagagacaggcagatatCCACAGACAGGCAGGAAACCACAGGCACATATGTACAGTATCTCATACTAGGATTCTATCTGGAATTgaaaggtgttgttttacagtaaAACTATGTTGCACTTTTTAAATGCACTACAACGTTTTATTTGATTGTGACCTGTGGGTTGACGTCTAGGATGCAGGTTCGTCTCGTGTCCACCACCTCGTGGATGGAGTCCATCTTGGTTCCGTAGAGGTTCCCGTCGTACTCGCCGTGCTCCAGGTAACGGCCCGCCTTCACGTCCGCCTCCATCTCCGTCCGTGTTACGAACTGGTATGAGTTACCGTCCAGCTCATCGTCACGGGGACGCCGGGAGGTGACTGAGGAAGGAGCGGTGGATGGAAGAGAGGAGCGacaagaacagagagacagttagagagaagcgagagggaggagagataagaaaagagagagagagttagagagaagaaagagggaggagagataataagagacagatgagagagaagcgagagagagagagtgagagagaagaaagagagagagagagagttagagagaagaaagagggaggagagataataagagacagatgagagagaacgCATATGAATGAGTGAAGAGAAGAGTGGAGCATTGGGGGAAGCTCACGAGTCAGTCTGACTTAAAACATTCAAATTAAACATTCTATTGGGTTTCTGTCTGATCTGACAGAGAGTACTGAGCGTACAGTGGTCCATTAGGTTCTGGAGGGGGGTTctagcatagaaatagaattagaaCAGTAATTACACCAGTAATTACAACAGTAATTACAACAATAATTACACCAGCAATTACAACAGTAATTACAACAGTATGGGTTGCAGACTCACAGGGGATGGTGGTTCCGAAGTGTGTTGGGTTGAGGACCACCAGTCGGTTCTTGAGGCTACGGCGGCCCACTCCCTGCGCTCCAATCAGAACCAAGGTCTTCCTCTGGAACGGGGGCATCTTGGCCACCTCCTCATAGATCTGCAGCTCGTGCCTATCAAACTCTACCCTCAGCCAATCACAGAGAGGAACACAGGAGAGTTAGCCAATCAGACAGGAGAATGTAGAGTTGTCAGTCAATAAGGGAAGGGAATGTGGACATAAACAGTCGATCAGTAAATGGGGAACTACACAAGTCAGGAAGTAAAAGAGTGAGCCCGAGCACAAACAACCAATGACAAGAATGAGCCCTGACAGATTTAGCCAATGAGAGAAGGGTATGAATTCTTACCTGCGTTCCTGGCTGTTAGGTACAtcatttttttctttttctttccaGTTATTGTACCACACAGGATCCCTGTTGACACACGTCAGTACATATCAATACACACCagtacacattaatacacatcagTACACATCgacacacatcaatacacatcaacacacatcaatacacatcagtacacatcaacacacatcaatacacatcaacacacatcagtacacattaatacacatcagtacacatcaacacacatcaatacacatcaacacacatcaatacacatcagtacacatcaacacacatcattacacatcagtacacattaatacacatcagTACACATCAACACACGTCAGTACACATCagtacacatcaatacacatcattatacatcaatacacatcattaTACATCAATGCACATCAACACACATCagtacacatcaatacacatcaatacacatcaacacacatcattacacatcagtacacattaatacacatcaatacacatcaacacacatcaatacacatcaacacacatcaatacacatcagtacacattaatacacatcagtacacatcaacacacatcaatacacatcaacacacatcaatacacatcagtacacatcaacacacatcaatacacatcagtacacattaatacacatcagTACACATCAACACACGTCAATACACATCagtacacatcaatacacatcagtacacatcaatacacatcagtacacatcaacacacatcaatacacatcaacacacatcattacacatcagtacacatcaacacacatcattacacatcagtacacattaatacacatcagTACACATCAACACACGTCAGTACACATCagtacacatcaatacacatcattatacatcaatacacatcattaTACATCAATGCACatcaacacacaccaacaacacaccaatacacatcaacacacatgaacacacatgaacacacatgaacacacatgaacacacgtCAATACAAACATCAATAAGTGCAAGCAAGTGTTCCCTATCTGTCTTTGCATCTGAAGGCCACAAGGGGGCAGGCTCAACCCATTCTAAGGTAACAATCTATTAAATCATTATGACTTCATTGGCTGGCCTCACAGTTTAAAGACAAACTAAACTATTTCAAGTAAGTGCTCTCCACTGTCATGGATGTGTCATGGAAAAGGTCCTCTCAGAGTTGCTCAGAGCATGAGTCAGTCAGCTcagttcaaatcaaattatattcatcacatgcactgaatacaac is a genomic window of Oncorhynchus keta strain PuntledgeMale-10-30-2019 chromosome 19, Oket_V2, whole genome shotgun sequence containing:
- the LOC127909659 gene encoding uncharacterized protein LOC127909659, with protein sequence MWHETILSHSPPPVSPTVLLRCQSTKALLQCLPQSSPSVSHSPPPVSPTVLLRCQSTKALLQCLPQSSSSVSHSPPPVSPTVLLRDSHSPPPVSPTVLLRCQSTKALLRCLPQSSPSVSHSPPPVSPTVLLQCLPQSSSGVKAPKPSSSVSHSPPPVSPTVLPQCLPQSSSSVSHSPPPVSPTVLLRCLPQSSPGVSHSPPPVSPTVLLRCLPQSSPGVSHSPPPVSPTVLPRPPPVSPTVLLQCLPQSSPVSPTVLPGVSHSPPPVSPTVLPQCLPQSSSSVSHSPPPVSPTVLLQCLPQSSSSVSHSPPPVSPTVLPQCLPQSSPVVSHSPPPVSPTVLLQCLPQSSSSVSHSPPPVSPTVLLQCLPHVSPSVSHSPPPVSPTVLLQCLPQSSSSVSHSPPPVSPTVLLQCLPQSSPSVSHSPPQCLPQSSPSVSHSPPPVSPTVLPQCLPQSSPSVSHSPPPVSPTVLPQCLPQSSPSVSHSPPPVSKHQSPPVL